The genomic segment AATGTCCAAGGGTTCAGACCTGCTCGTCGCCGCGCTTGAGAACGAAGGCGTCGAGCGTATTTTCGGCATCCCCGGCGAAGAAAACCTCGACGTGGTCGAGTCGCTCCGCCATTCCAGCATCGAGCTGGTCGTCACCCGCCATGAGCAGGCGGCGGTGTTCATGGCGGCCACCTATGGGCGCCTGACCGGCAAGCCCGGCGTGTGCCTGGCCACGCTTGGCCCGGGCGCGCTCAACTTCACCACCGGCGCGGCGTATGCGTTGCTGGGTGCGTGGCCGGTGATCATGATCACCGGGCAGAAGGGCATCGTCGCCAGCAAGCAGGCGCGCTTCCAGATCGTCGACATCGTCAGCACGATGAAGCCGCTGACCAAGCAGGCACGGCAGATCGTCTCGGCGCGCACCATCCCGACCATTGTCCGCGAGGCGTTCCGCGTGGCCCAGGAAGAGCGGCCGGGTCCGGTGCTGCTGGAACTGCCGGAAGACATCGCGGCCAACGAGGTCGAGGGCGTGGCATTGATTCCCCCGCACGCGGTGGATCGCCCCATTGCCAGCCCGGAGGCGCTCGACCGTGCGGCGGAGATCATCCGCAACGCCAAGCGTCCGCTGCTGATGATCGCTTCGGCGGCGTCGCGGCCACAGTCCAGCGAAGCGCTGTCAGCGTTCGTGCTGCGTGCCGGCATTCCGTTCTTCACCACGCAGATGGGCAAGGGTGCGGTCGCCGGTGGCTCGGGCCTGTACATGGGCACCGCGGCGCTGACCGAGCGCGATTACGTGCACATGGCGATCGACCAGGCCGACGTGATCGTCACCATCGGCCACGAGGTCACCGAAAAGCCGCCGTTCGTGATGCGCCCGGGCGGCCCGACCGTGATCCATATCGGCTACTCGCAGGCAGCGGTGGAACAGGTGTACTTCCCGCAGGTGGAGGTGATCGGTGATATCGGCCGCGCGCTGACCCAGCTGGCCGACCGCATCGAGGGTGCGGTGCCGAACGCCGATGCGCTGCTGCCGCTGCGCGCGACCATCCTGGAGCACATCGCCGACCGTGCCGAGGAGGAAGCGTTCACCCCGCAGCGGCTGGTGCACGACGTCCGCCAGGTGATGCCACCGGACGGCATCGTGGCGCTGGACAACGGCATGTACAAGATCTGGTTCGCGCGCAACTACCGCACCCAGGTGGCCAATACGCTGCTGCTGGACAACGCGCTGGCGACGATGGGCGCGGGCCTGCCTTCGGCCATCATGGCCTCGATCCTGTACCCGCAGCGGCGGGTACTGGCGGTGTGCGGGGATGGCGGTTTCATGATGAACAGCCAAGAGCTGGAAACGGCGCGCCG from the Stenotrophomonas maltophilia genome contains:
- a CDS encoding acetolactate synthase large subunit; amino-acid sequence: MSKGSDLLVAALENEGVERIFGIPGEENLDVVESLRHSSIELVVTRHEQAAVFMAATYGRLTGKPGVCLATLGPGALNFTTGAAYALLGAWPVIMITGQKGIVASKQARFQIVDIVSTMKPLTKQARQIVSARTIPTIVREAFRVAQEERPGPVLLELPEDIAANEVEGVALIPPHAVDRPIASPEALDRAAEIIRNAKRPLLMIASAASRPQSSEALSAFVLRAGIPFFTTQMGKGAVAGGSGLYMGTAALTERDYVHMAIDQADVIVTIGHEVTEKPPFVMRPGGPTVIHIGYSQAAVEQVYFPQVEVIGDIGRALTQLADRIEGAVPNADALLPLRATILEHIADRAEEEAFTPQRLVHDVRQVMPPDGIVALDNGMYKIWFARNYRTQVANTLLLDNALATMGAGLPSAIMASILYPQRRVLAVCGDGGFMMNSQELETARRLGLNLVVLILNDGAYGMIRWKQAVDGFTDYGMTFGNPDFVKYAEAYGCRGHEVTAIEQFIPTLEAAFNEGGVHLVSVPIDYSENERVLVDELRQAFPGNG